DNA from Sorex araneus isolate mSorAra2 chromosome 6, mSorAra2.pri, whole genome shotgun sequence:
TGCCAACCCCACAGCCGGACACGGAGAGCTGctggggcccccgggccccccaggcAGCCCTTCCTTCTCCCCGCAACCTCCTGCTGCCGGGGACACagcggggtgggggcacagggctGCCTGCCCCCCGCTCCGGCAGTACCCCGGGCTGCTGTGGGGGCTCCTGCACAAGCGTCGCCATCTCCCCAGGGGCTGAGCGTGACCCCCGATCTGCTGCCCAGCCCTCAGGGAAGACCCCGGGCcccgagagagagggagggaggcagcagggcGGAAGTGGGGACAGGAAGGAGGCAGCGGGCGGCTGCCCTCGGGAGGAGGGACGATCAGCGTGGTGAGGGGCACCCTCCGGTCACCCCGAGACCCCTCCACGCACCCATTAAAAgtagggggcaggggctggagcaatagcgcagcagggagggtgcttccctggcacgcggctgacccgggttcgatccctggcaccccagatggtccccagagcccgccgggaggggtccctgagggcagagccaggagtaagccctgagcactgccaggtggggtcaAAAACCACAAGGGTGAAAATAAACGTGAAGGaatagtggggtggggggcagccacacccagcaaacaTGACTCTGGAGGGCAAGGCTGGCGTGAGGGTCCCTCACCCCCCTTGGTCCAGCTCCGGGTCCAGGAGTGGACACGCTGGGGTCCTGATGCAGAGGTGGCATCGTGCACTCACCCCTACTCACCCCTGGAACCCAGCTCGGGGGTCTCgcctctgtcccaactgccccgtggctgggggtgcaggggctggaagAAATGACACTTGGACAGTgatgcccccgcctcccccacagcCAGGGAGAAGATGGAGCCCAAGTCCTCCAGCCCACTGCTGCCCCTGGAGCTGGGTCAGGCGGGGGAGGCCCCTCTGCCAGGTGAGAGGTTGGGGGGGGCAGGAACGAGGGTCTGCAGAGTGAGGGTCACACAGGCTGGGCCGGGCTGGCCTTGCTTTCCAAGTCCTCTGCTTCGCCCCTGCCTCTGCTTGTTGCTTCACACTTACCCCCTCCACCCTCTTCCGGAACCTTGTGTGGAAActtctagaaccttctggaaACTTCTACAAAGTTATCCCCACGCTCTCAAAGCCTCATTCCTCCAGGTTCAGGGTGCTGGTCCGGGGCAAAGCAAGAGGAGCAGCATCTCCCTCTTTGCTCTCAGCACCCCAATTACacacaggtggggaaactgaggcacagaaccATGGGAATGAGGAACAGCCTCATTAGGGTGCGGTGGCTCCTCTTGGTTCTGCAAACAGCTGCCATCGTGGGGTTGGGGGGTCTGTGGTTCTGGGACCCCCGGGGCTGTGAGACCGCCAGGGCGGACGGCAGCCGCAGCCCGTGGCCCCTTGGTAAAGGGCTGGAGACTGGGACGCAGCGTGAGGAAAATCGCTGTGTGGACAGCGGGGCTTTGTTATTcgggcaaatatttatttttgccttacaGTTGATTTAGGGATGCTTGAAGCTCTGGCAGGCGGCGCAGGAGTGTGGCGTGACGCAAGGCGGCAGGGACCctgctgtggggagggggcgggccgcCTCGCCGggtcactcactcattcatgcctgcattcattcattcccacACTCATCATTCCTGCATTCATCCACTACTGCATTCGTTCATTCCTGTACTCACCATTCCTGTATTCACCAACTCACACCTGCCTTCATTCATTCCTGCACTCATCACAtctgcattcattcattcctgcattcattcattcccacACTCATCATTCCTGCATTCGTTCCCTACTGCAATCATTCATTCCTGTACTCACCATTCCTGTATTCACCAACTCACACctgccttcattcattcattcctgcaCTCATCACatctgcattcattcattcatttattcctgcattcattcattcctgtgCTCACCATTTTATGCATTCACTCACCAACACCAACATCCACTCACTCTCTGTGCATTAATTCACCCGCAGTCCACTTAGCTCAGCCACTTACTCTCCACTGAATCACTCACTCACTTTCTCATTCctttattcactcactcactcactcattcactcactcactcactcactcactcactcactcactcactcactcactcactcacttactcACGCACCCCCAAGGATCGTGTTGGGCACCTAGAAGTCTCTCCTTATCAAGAGACAAGAGGCTGGCTGGGCAGGTCGCGAAGGTTTCCAGAACTTCTAGGAAAAGGCTTCAGCTGGGTGGAGTGGGGACAGGGGGTATGTTCTGTGGCCTCAGGGAAGCCTCCCGTGTCTCTCGGAGCCAGACACGAGCCCAAGGGCCCAGAGGCCTGTGTATTGCAGAGATGAATCATTTTTGCCttcatgtgtgttgtgtgtctgtgcatctgtgtgcaggTATTCATACATGTGTGTGCTCGTGTGCATGCCGGTCTCTTTGGgcgtatctgtgtctgtgtatctgtgcatgtgtgttcatgcatgtgtgcacacacaggcatgtgtgcctatgtgtgcatacatagatgtgcatgcatgtgtgtgcatgtgtgtgtctgtgtgcatacacaggcgtgcatgtgtgtgtttgttacAACAGAGCCaaattccccccacacccccttcaCTTCTGCTtgcaggagaaaagaagaaattcctGCCTCCCATGTCTCGGGCAGATCCCAAATTTGAAGAGTTGCAAAAGGTGAGGCTGGTCCTGCCACCCTGACCCCTTGGAGCTGCCtctggcaccccctcccccacctcaggtGAGGTGACCCACTACATGGCAGCCCaagtagcattttaaaaaaatgggggggtgctggagtgatagcacatctgggagggcgtttgccttgcacacggccaatccaggttcgatttccagcatcccacatggtccctggagcaccgccaggagtaattcctgagtgcagagccaggaggaacccctgtgcatcgctgggtgtgatccaaaaagcaaaaaaaaaaataaccaaaaaaattgggggccacatgtagcggtgctcagggctgactcctggctctgtgctcagggatcactcctggctcagggaccatatggggtgttgggaattgaaccccctcggccccactgtactctctctctggcccccaggagcaTTAATGGGGcaccacatatacacatatgcacacacgccaGCAGCACGTGATGACCCAGTGGCCCATGACACCATGTCCCGGGGAGCGATTACGAGGCTGATGCCTTGGGCAACCTCATGGGCCCTGAGTCTTGGCCCCTGAGGAGGGGGTGCCCggagctgggggggcgggggcaggagagaaggggagcagggctggagcaggggtCACAGTGCCCGGCTGTATCCCGGGTGGCCGGGGTCCCCTGGTGGGGGTGGACGCCACTTCTTGGCACCCCTGGCCTCGGGTACGGGCCTCCAGGACAGCCCTCAGGCCGAGCCTCTTGGTGCACACCCGGAGTGGGAAGGTGGGGAGGCCGGCgtgagacacacacaccccacaggacACACAACCACAGCGCCCAGGTCTCGAGGGCCACCGCTGGGGGTTCCTAGGGGGCTTCCCAGAGGAGGTGGCTTGGCCCTGGCTAGGAAGGATGGGGAGGAgttggcaggggagaggaggggacagcactgagccaggcaggggtcgccctcagctctgctgctCTCCTCTGGGTCCGCAGGTGCTGATCGAGTGGATCAATGCCCAGCTCCTGCCCGAGCACATTGTGGTCAGGAGCCTGGAGGAGGACATGTTCGATGGCCTCGTCCTGCACCACCTTCTGCGTAAGGGCCTGTCCGGCGGCCCTCCTGTTCCCGGCCCCTGCTGACCCCGCCCCTGCCTTTGACTCCGCCCAGTCTTCTGACTCCGCCCCTGTTTGCTGACACCGCCCCCAGTATGCTGactctgcccccagcctgctgACTCTGCCCCCGCCCCTAGTCTGCTGACTCCGCCCCCAGCCTGCTGACCCCGCCCCTGCCTTTGACTCTGCCCCGCCTCCTGACTCCGCCTCCAGCATGCTGACTACGCCCACCTTCTGACTGCACCTGTTTGCTGACCCCGCTCCCAGCCTGCTGACTCCGCCCCCACTCTCTGACCCGCCCCTAGCCTGCTGACTCCGCCCCCAgcctgctggccccgcccccgtaTGCTGACTCCGCTCCTGTCCACTGACTGCCCCACCTGCTgactcctcccccagcctgccggcTCCACCCCTGGCCCCTGCACCATGCAGGACCCTAGCCCTGCTGACCCGAGCAGGGtcttcctgctctctccctcccagaTCTTGGCTCGCTGCCCCGTCAGGAAGCGGGCCACCTGGGGACAGCTTGGGCGGCGGGAGGCGGGGCTCCAGCCACACCTGGAGAGTCCCGGTGTCCTGGCACAGTCCAGCTGCTCTCACTTTGGTGCTCTGAAGTTGGAGCTAACAACTGCCTCTGCACGGGGTCCAAGGatcccggggtggggaggggcacagggcAAGGGGGGCAGCTCACATgctcaggggtgcaggggtgccctTACCCTCTACAGGGGGGACAGAAAGGTGGgtgtcctccctctccctcccctccctgcgcTCTCCctaccctcccccttcccccagagAGGCTGGCGGGGCTCCAGCTGGAGGTGGAGGAGATGGCGCTGACTGCCTCCAGCCGCAGGCGGAAGCTGACGGTGGTCCTGGACGCCATCAATCGGAGCCTGCAGGTGGAGCAGCCGCCCAGGTGGAGCGTGGACGGTACGTGGGGTCTCTGCCCCGGGTGGGGGGTGCCCGTGTGCTTTGGTGCCAGGCTGACAGGCCGCGGCTTGGGAGGAGAGAGGCTCCCGTAGGTGTGGGGTCCTGAGTGTGGACCCCCCCCAGCAGCCGCAGTTACTGGGTCCTGAGCCCTGCGATGCGCCCAGCCTCGTCAGATGGCCCCACTGCAATGACCTCGGCAGCGGCTGCTGGACCAACCGGGCTGCTGGGCGCCCCACCCACATCTGCTGTGAATTCCCAGCCCCGCCCTTGTCCCATGCCCCCATTTCCCAGACGAGAAAGCAGAGCCTAGGAGGTGTGAAAGGGCTTTTCTGAGGCGGGGCAGGCTCAAGCCCGCCTTTGCTGGCACCTCGCCACTCCTCGACCAGCGAGGTACAGCCCGGGGCTCCAGGGCTGGGCAGAGCGCCTCCCCGCGTTCAGTCCCTGTGCCAGGTCTCCAGGCTGGGCTGCGGTTCCAGTGCCCTCCTGAACCCCGCCCGGGAGAGAGGGGTCAGGTTGGGGGGCTCTGACCGCCTGCCTCTCCCCTCACAGACATCTTCAACAAGGACCTGCTGGCCACCTTGCATCTGCTGCTGGCCCTGGCCGCACGCTTCCAGCCTGACCTCGCCCTCCCGAGCAACGTGCGGGTGGAGGTGATTCTCATGGAGGTGAGCGGCTGGGCGGCTCCTGGGCCAAATCCACCCTCCACTAGCCTTCCTTCCACCCACCATCCTTCCTCTATCATCCATTCtcccatttatccatccatccatccatccttccatctatctatccatccatccttccatccacccatccatccatccctccctccttccttccatccctccttccttccacccacccatcttttcttcctttcttccatccatccatccctccttccttccatccctccttccttccacccaccATCCTTCctctatcatccatccatccttccatctatccatccatccctccttccttccatccctccttccttccacccacccatcctccgttctctcctttcttccatccatccctccttccttccatccctccttccttccacccatccttccttccttccttccttccttccttccttccttccttccttccttctttccttccttccttccttccttcctcccttcctttcttccatccatcaatccatccatccatccatccctccttctctccctccctccctccttccttccatccttccttccttccatccatccatccatccatccatccacccggtcttcctttcttcttttcatttattaGCTCCTTCATTCTTGCTCCTTTCTTCCGTCCACCCACCCCTTCCTTCCATGGTCAGGTCACGCGTGTCTCTGTGCTGGCTCATGTGCTGTGTGTTTCTGTGGCCCCGTGAGCCAGGCTGCCTGGGAATGAGGGAGACCCGGTCCAGGAGCTGAGGGTCAAGGCTGTGGGCTTCCCGCAGGAGGACAGTTGAGCTGGACAGCAGGGGTGCGGCTGCCCTGTGGGAGGAAGGAGGCGGAGGGACCTGATCCCTCCGAGCCCGCTGGGCCGTGAGACTCTCAGCAGCAGGCGTGGGCGCCAAAGGTTTCGGACCTACTCGATCCCTCCTCTTTCCTGCCCCAGAGCACCAAGAGTGGCCTGAAGTCGGAGAAACTGGTGGAACAACTGACGGGAAGCAGGTGAGAGAGGAGCCAGGACCACTGCCGGGGAGGGggttaaggtgtgtgtgtgtgtatgtgtgtggtgtgtgtgtgtgtgttgtgtgagagaTGTTCTGGGGGCGTGGCTACAGTGTGAGAAGGGGCGGGTTTGTGGTGCAATGAGGGGCAGGGCTTGGTGTGAGAAGGGCGGGGCTTGTGTGAGAAGGGGCGTGGTTGTGATGTGCGAAGGGACGGGGTTTGTTGTAAAAGGGGCGTGGCTATTTATGAGAAGGGTGTGGCTTGGCGTGGGAAGGGGCATGGCCAGTATGAAGAGGGGCGGGACTGtgtgggaaggggcggggctgtggtgtTCTGGGGGCGGGGTCAGAGCAGTCCACTTTCCCTGGGGCATGCCCACTCTGCTTAACCCTGCCGGAGCCGGCCCCCACTGCCGTCTTGATCACAAGGTGGGCCCACCAGCTGCCGGGGATCATTGATTCCCTGCACACCTGCACATTGCTTGGAGCTGGGGTCTGAGGGGACACTGGACT
Protein-coding regions in this window:
- the PARVG gene encoding gamma-parvin, with the protein product MEPKSSSPLLPLELGQAGEAPLPGEKKKFLPPMSRADPKFEELQKVLIEWINAQLLPEHIVVRSLEEDMFDGLVLHHLLQRLAGLQLEVEEMALTASSRRRKLTVVLDAINRSLQVEQPPRWSVDDIFNKDLLATLHLLLALAARFQPDLALPSNVRVEVILMESTKSGLKSEKLVEQLTGSSPEKDQPSRDVIDELFKLPPERVNAVREAIVNFVNQKLGRLGLSVQSLESQFADGVLLLLLIGQLEGFFLHLKEFHLTPSSPAEMLHNVRLALELLKEKDPLGVPVSPEDIVNGDPRSTLWVLYGLFCRHHPREPPAELPS